The following coding sequences are from one Triticum aestivum cultivar Chinese Spring chromosome 5A, IWGSC CS RefSeq v2.1, whole genome shotgun sequence window:
- the LOC123107514 gene encoding MYB-like transcription factor ODO1 yields MGRQPCCDKLGVKRGPWTAEEDRKLMAFILGNAGRCCWRAVPKLAGLLRCGKSCRLRWTNYLRPDLKRGLLTDDEERLVVDLHAKLGNRWSKIAAKLPGRTDNEIKNHWNTHIKKKLIKMGIDPITHVPLEVRKQPQQASLSTTSAQSSTITIECKSNNGQQCQQQDTHINRDKDASSVGGESSPPNLSGTNTDNTTGGSNNIHDQDPLVKWLLEEEDDLPAIGIVEEPWLDFTVENDVDKFNGIPSTMSWDIGTTDWLLDYQDFGVGDSTLLDDASMVDSSSGSNL; encoded by the exons ATGGGGCGGCAGCCGTGCTGCGACAAGCTGGGGGTGAAGCGCGGGCCGTGGACGGCGGAGGAGGACCGGAAGCTGATGGCCTTCATCCTCGGCAACGCCGGCCGCTGCTGCTGGCGCGCCGTGCCCAAGCTGGCCGGCCTACTGCGCTGCGGCAAGAGCTGCCGCCTCCGCTGGACCAACTACCTCCGCCCCGACCTCAAGCGCGGCCTCCTCACCGACGACGAGGAGCGGCTCGTCGTCGACCTCCACGCCAAGCTCGGCAACAG ATGGTCCAAGATTGCTGCCAAGTTACCAGGAAGGACAGATAACGAGATTAAGAACCATTGGAACACACACATAAAGAAGAAGCTCATCAAGATGGGAATTGACCCGATCACACACGTGCCCCTCGAAGTCCGAAAGCAGCCGCAACAAGCTAGCCTATCCACAACGTCTGCACAATCCTCGACCATCACGATAGAATGCAAGTCCAACAATGGGCAACAATGCCAGCAACAGGACACCCACATCAACAGGGACAAGGACGCGTCATCGGTCGGCGGCGAGTCTAGCCCACCGAACTTATCGGGCACAAACACCGACAACACTACGGGTGGTAGCAACAACATCCATGATCAGGATCCACTAGTGAAATGGCTGCTGGAAGAGGAGGATGACCTCCCTGCCATTGGCATCGTCGAAGAGCCGTGGCTTGACTTCACAGTCGAAAATGATGTTGACAAGTTCAATGGCATTCCCTCCACCATGTCGTGGGACATTGGAACGACGGATTGGCTGCTCGACTACCAAGATTTTGGGGTAGGGGACTCAACTTTGCTTGATGATGCCTCCATGGTCGACAGCTCAAGCGGATCAAACCTCTAG